The Flavobacterium sp. IMCC34852 genome contains the following window.
GGGGAACACTCGACATCAAAGACCGCTACAGTTTTGACTTTCCTCCTATTACTTCACAAGAAGATTGGGATACTTTTTTGATTCGATTTTGGAAAGATGCCGAAGCATTTGCTGTTTTGGTAGAACAAATGTCTGAAGACAAATTAAAAAGTGCCTTTGTTGAAGAAAAATACGGAAGTTATGAGCGTAATATTGAGGCCATGATTGAGCATAGTTATTATCATTTGGGGCAAATTACACTGCTCAAAAAAAGGTTGACTGCCCAATAGGCGAAATGACAACTGACAAATTGCCTGTATTGCTATAACTATCATTAAGAAGAAAAACAGTAAGCTTTTTTATGTATCTTTAAATACTAAATCAACGCCATTTGGACTATCTTATTTACTTTATTCTCTTGGCCTTATTGGCGGAAATCTTGGGCACTGTGGGTGGCTTTGGTTCCTCGTTATTTTTTGTACCGATAGCCAGTTACTTTCTCGATTTTCATTCGGTGTTGGGTGTTACAGCTATGTTTCATGTATTGAGTAATCTTACCAAAATCGGTTTTTTTAGGCAAGGTGTTGATAAGAAGTTGCTGGTCAGTTTGGGAATTCCGGCCGTAGTTTTTGTAGTATTGGGTGCTTATTTGAGTCGGTTTATTGATGCTAAATGGCTCGAAATGGGATTAGCTGTTTTTCTTATAGGGTTGAGTCTTTTCTTTTTGATTTTTAAAACTGTGGTGATTAAGCCTACCACTTTCAATAGTGTAAGCGGTGGTATAGCTTCGGGTTTCATTGCCGGATTAATTGGTACCGGTGGCGCTATTCGA
Protein-coding sequences here:
- a CDS encoding sulfite exporter TauE/SafE family protein is translated as MDYLIYFILLALLAEILGTVGGFGSSLFFVPIASYFLDFHSVLGVTAMFHVLSNLTKIGFFRQGVDKKLLVSLGIPAVVFVVLGAYLSRFIDAKWLEMGLAVFLIGLSLFFLIFKTVVIKPTTFNSVSGGIASGFIAGLIGTGGAIRGMTLAAFNLKMQVFIATSAVIDLAIDGSRTVVYGLNGFIHKDDLYLIPILFVVSIIGTYIGKKILEKISEAQFKKIVLILILITGLITAFSTIQKL
- a CDS encoding DUF1572 domain-containing protein, translated to MKPSEIANRFREVILNGTWVANTNFKAQLDNTDWQMVTTKLDTLNTIADLAQHIHYYIQGLNEVFRGGTLDIKDRYSFDFPPITSQEDWDTFLIRFWKDAEAFAVLVEQMSEDKLKSAFVEEKYGSYERNIEAMIEHSYYHLGQITLLKKRLTAQ